TTTGATATGATTCTGATTTTTGTTTGACAATATATCTAATTTTTATTGAAGTATTACTAATTTTTCATACTTCTCTGCAACTAGATTACTTGATGTTGATTTTACTTTTAATTTATAAATATAAACTCCTTTTCCTATTTTATTACCAAAATCATCTAAACCATTCCAAGTAATGCTTCTTGCTAAATTACCTGTTGTTACAACATTTTGATTAATTGTTTTTACTAATTTACCAGAAACAGTAAAAACCTGAACTTGTACTTCTAGTGTTTCATTAGGTTTGTTATGATTAAACCAAAACTCGGTGTAATTTACAAAAGGATTTGGGTAATTTAAAACATTTTCTAAATTTAGAATCGCATCGCTAACAACCACGAAGTTTAACGTAGCTTCTGACGAATTATTGTAAGTGTCCCAAGCTTTTATTTTTAAAGTATGAGGGCCAACTGCTAAATCTCGTAATTTGTAATTTACTTTTCCGGTAGTAAAATCGTTTAATTCTGTTTGATAAAAATCATTTAATATAATAGGATTCGTATTATCGCCATCTAAAACACCAACAATATCATGATCTACAGCAGTTAATGACGTATTAATTCCACTTGGGTCAGATAAAACTGCAATTAAATTTGGGGACACATTTGTGTTACCTCCTTCAATAAAAGATTCATCATTCATGTACAGTCTTATTTCTGGACCGACTGTATCATCAGGAGCGTTTTCATTTATTCCCCCTACAACAATATCAAAATTATAACCTGCTTTATCTATTTCGCCATTTTCTGCATAAAAACTTAACTTTCCTTTTCCGTAAGCAATTTTAATATCTTTAGGCACAATAAAATCAAACTTAAAGCTTCCGTTTTCAACAGTAGACTTTCCTCTAAATAGTTTACTGTCTTGAGTATCAAAAGTCATTTTAACTCCAAAACCATCATTATCTAAAGTAGTTTTATCAATTGGTTTATCAAAAGCAGTTGTAGAAAGAGAACCATTAAAATCACTTAAAACAATATTAGAATCATCAACAACGACTCCTTCAAAACTAACTTTAGACAATGCTTTTAAAGTATCTAAAGGTTGTGAAATATCTTTACCATTCATTTTTGTTATTCTAATGTTTGGTTGTGGAACCGCTAATTTCATAGCAGGATCACCAAAATGGTAAATAAAGAATTTTTGAGTATTTGTAAATTCGTTTTTGGTTTTCATTAAAGATTCTGCAATCGTTAAATCTTCATTATTAAACTCTAATAAAATTCTAATTAATTCTTGATTAAAACGTTGACCTACAGAAATAAAAACCTCTCTTGTTGTGGTTATCATACTTGCTGCTCCACCGGAAGCATTCCATAAAGTAAGTTCTCCTGCAGTAATTCTACTGGGGTTATCAAATCTAGAAAAATCACAAGTAACTGTAATTAAAAGAGGTAAGGTATTAGGGTTATTAAAACTCTGTATTTGTGGTTTTTCTAAAATTTTTTCAGACGCAAAACCATCTTCTCCTCCATGACCAAAATAATCAAAGACTAAAGTTCCTTTTTCAATAGCATTTGTAATTGCACTTTTCACTTCTGGATAACGCTCTCCACCAGAAGAATTCTCTTGTACATAAGAATCCGCATAAATTTTATTAACGTTAAAAATAGGTTTATTTACCCTAATTTCATCAGCAATCGTTTCTACTCCTTGTTCTATTACTTCTTCTCCACTTGCATCTATATCATCTGCTAAAAGTGTAATTGTATTTCGCCAATCTCCTATTGAAGTTTTAGTATAATAGGTTAAAATTTTATCAACTACATCTTTAGCTTGACTAACTGTTGACACAGGAATTCTACTAGAAGCAACATCTATAGTGTGGCTTGAGTTCATAGTTCCTTCATTATCTTCTAGCATCACAAAAAAATCGTCAGTAACCCAAGAACTCGCTAAATTAAAACTGTTTTCAGATAATTTTACGGGCACAATATTATTGTTTCCAGCAATTCTGTCTTTATAATCATACGAAGTATCACCAAAAAAACAAACATATTGTAGTTTTTTTTCTTCGGATGAATTTGTAGTATACACATGTTTTAAAAAATCTCTTATTCCTGTAATATCCTTAGATCCAGAAGAAAACTCATTATAAATAGCATCTAAGACAACAACTTTAGTGGTAAGATTTGAGTTTGTTTGATGATAATCTGCCAATCTTTGTGCTTCAGAAGACAATTCTGAATTTGTGATTACAATATAATTAATGTCTTTTATAGCGTGTAAATCTTGATTTAAAATTCTCCCATTTTGAAGCGAATTAGGGGTATAATAATCATTTTGATTCAATACCACATATTCTTTCAAAACACCTGAATTATCTTTAAAAATAAAATTACTACTAGTATCTTCATTTGTAATATTTTTAGGATCTATTGAATTACTAACATCCCAAACTTGAAAAATATTTGTATTATTCTCAATCTGATATTCTATGGTATTTGCTGCATTAGCTTGCTCAAAGCTTCTAAAAGAAAACTGATTTCCATCTGCGATTAATTGCTTCTTTCCAACGACTTCAATATAATCTAAATATGCATTTGCAGAAGGGTTCCCTCCATTATCATACACAATAGAAACATCAATTACATTTGATGAATTTTTAATATTTGCAGTTCTTTCTGAAGTATTTGCTTTTGTTAATGAACTTGGATTTACAGAAGAAAAACTAAGATTATAAATATCAGTCCCATTAATTTTTACAGCCATAGATGATGAAGCAACTGATGTAGAAACTCCTCGAACCTTAATACTTATATTTTCATCGGCTAAAGCATTTGGAAAAGGTATTTTAAAACTCTGAGTATTCTCTATATTAAAATCATCATTAAAAAACCACTGAGTACCTGCTGCAAATAAACTTATCTCCTCTTTTTCATAAAAAGTATAATCATTAAAAGTGCTTATTTGTGTAGTTGCATTTGTGGTTAATGGCGTTTTTTGTTGAATTCTCTTTCCATCGATATTAGAAACTGTGATAAAATAATAAGCTTCATCAGAATAGATGTTTTGTCTATGTTTTGCTGTATTAGTAGTTGTATTTACAATCCAATCATGAGGTCCTTTTGCATAAAAAAGGATAAAATCAGAATTATCGAAAGAACCATCATTTTCACCTTCTATATATATCGCATTTTCTTGTAAATCATCATACCTAAAATCTGAGTTTAGAACCGGAAGTAAACTACCACCACTTCCATAAATATGAATTTTCTTAGGATTTAAGTCGTTTGTAGAAACTCCTATTTGTTGTAATAAGTTTTTATCTATTTTAAAAACACCTGTAGTATCTACAGAAAACTTAAACCAGTCTCCAGAAGCCAATACAGAACTAGTTACTTGAGCGGGAATTAACTGGACAAAAAAACTAAAAAAAAGGATTAAAATGGGTCTATTCATAATTGTATTCAAATAACGCAAATTATTTATAGATATTTTAGCACTAATGCAGATAAATTATACTAAATTTAAAAAGCATTCGTTTAATAATTTGTGAATGGAAAAATGAAGCGTTAAAATTAGCAAATTACTTGTTTGAATGTATTATTATTGTAAATTGCATCGCTATAATAAAAACCCTAAACAATTTTCAATTAGGAAATGAGAAACATATTTAAAATATCTTTAGTTGTTCTATCAATCTTAGCTTTAGCTAGCTGTAGTAAGACAACCTCAGGAAATTCGACACTTACAGGATTACCTTTTAATAATTCTAAATTTGGTAACTATATTAGAGGAGGCTCATTTGCTGGTCAAGAAGTTCCTTTGGGAATGGTTGCTATTGAAGGAGGTTCTTTTACAATGGGACAAGTACAAGACGACGTTATGTTTGATTGGAACACAACACCTAAAAAAATGCACATTCGTTCATTTTTTATGGATGAAACAGAAGTCACCAACTCAGAATACTTCTTATATGTACAATATATAAAGGATGTTTTTCCTCCATCGGAAGAAAACTACAAGCATATATATAATTCTGTTTTACCAGACACATTGGTGTGGAGAAAAAGTTTGGGAAATACAGATATTTTATCTGAAAATTACTTAAGACATCCTGCTTATGCAGATTATCCAGTAGTAGGTGTTAGTTGGTTACAAGCAAACCAATATTGTAAATGGCGTACAGATGCTGTTAACTTAAAAAAGTTAATAGATAAAGGGTACATCAAAAATATTTTCGCAAACGATACACTTAGAAATTTCTTTGATACTGAAGTTTTCTTAGCAGATTCTGACAGACTTTTCGAAGGTGACACTACTGTTTATAAAAGAGGTATCAGATCAAGAGGTTCTGTAAAAAGTCAAAAAGGTTCTTTTCAAGGAAGAAAAATCACACAAGCTGATGGTGTTCTAAGTCAGAAATTTAGATTACCAACTGAAGCAGAATGGGAATTTGCTGCTAAAGCAAACATTGAAAACAGAGAATACAACAATATTAGAGGTAGAAAAAAATATGCTTGGAATGGTAAGTATACAAGAGAAAAAGACAAAAGATTTAGAGGAGATCAATTAGGAAACTTTAAACAAGGTAAAGGTGAATACAGTGGTTTATCTGGTTGGAGTTCTGATGGTTCTGATATTCCTATTAGAGTAAAATCTTATCCGCCAAATGGATTTGGTTTATATGACATGTCTGGGAATGTTTCTGAATGGGTTGCCGATGTTTATAGACCTATTATAGACAATGAAGCAAATGATTTCAATTATTTTAGAGGTAATGTATTTACTAGAAAAATGATTGATAAGGATGGAAAAGTTGTTATCGCTGATGGTTCTGCTGGAGCTGAAGTAGAATATGACACTTTACCGAATGGAAAAATAATACCAAAACAATTACCAGGAAGCATTAAGTACATTCCAATTACAAAAGACGATGTAACATTAAGAAGAAACTTTACAGTTTCTGATAATACGGACATTGGTGATGGAGACTTAAACTCATCTAGATTCTATGAAGATGATAAAGAAGAATTTGGCTCTAGACCAAGTATGTATAATTCTCCAAGAAGACCTACAAGAGTTATTGATCCTGACACGGGAAGAGAAGTAGTAGAAAATGATGCTAAAAAAAGGACTACCTTAATTAGCAATAGTACAAGAGTATATAAAGGTGGTGCTTGGTCTGATAGAGAATACTGGTTAGACCCTGCTCAAAGAAGATATTTACCAGAATATATGGCAACAAACTATATTGGTTTTAGATGTGTTACTGACAAAGTAGGCCCAATGACTTACAAAAAAAGAACCGCTAGAAACCCAGCTAGATAATAAAATATTTTATTAAAAAATTATGACCTCACTGTATGATTTACAGTGAGGTTTTTTTTATTTTTAAAGAATGAAGATTAAAGACATTTATAATTTATATTCTAAACATTATCTTGTAGATACAGATACAAGAAACATTAGAAATAATACACTTTTTTTCGCCCTAAAAGGTGACAATTTTAACGGAAATAAATTTGCAGAAAAAGCCATTAAACTCGGTGCTATATTCGCGATTATTGATGAAGAAGAATATAATACCCATACTCATACTATTTTAGTTGATAATGTTCTAGAAACACTACAAAGTCTAGCAAAATATCATAGAAACACATTAAAAACACCTATTATAGGTTTGACAGGCAGTAATGGTAAAACAACTACCAAAGAGTTAATAAACGCTGTTTTATCAAAAAAATATAAAACAACAGCTACAATAGGAAACCTAAATAATCATATTGGTGTTCCATTGACATTGCTTTCGATGACACCTAAAACTGAAATAGGAATTGTAGAAATGGGTGCAAATCACAAACAAGAAATTGCCTTTTTATGCTCACTTTGCGAACCAGACTTTGGTTACATAACTAATTTCGGAAAAGCACATTTAGAAGGATTTGGAGGAATTGAAGGAGTAATCCAAGGAAAAAGTGAATTGTATACTTTCTTAGAAAAGAACAATAAAACAGCATTTATAAATCCTAATGATCCTATTCAAATTGATAAGACAGAAAGAATAAAGACGATTCCTTTTGATGATAGTTTAAAATTTCTAGAAGTAAATCCCTTTGTAAAACTATCTTTTAACTCTAATGATATTCAAAGTAATCTTATCGGAAAATATAATTATACAAACATTGCAATTGCCTGTACAATTGGTAGTTTTTTTGATGTTAATGATACAGAAATTAAAAACGCTATTGAAAGTTACACTCCAGATAATAACCGTTCGCAAATTATCATAAAATCTTCAAACAAAATTATTTTAGACGCTTACAATGCAAATCCTAGCAGTATGAAAGCTGCTTTAGATAATTTTAATGCTATTGATGAAAAACATAAAACTATTATTTTAGGTGATATGTTCGAACTAGGAGAAACTAGTTTAGAAGAGCATCAAGCTATTGTAGATTTGGTGGAAAACTTAGAATTTGACAATTCTTATTTTGTAGGTGAAAATTTTTATCAAACGAAAACAAAGAACAATCGATTTAAAACATTTGAAGACTTGTTAGAACACATTAAAAACAATCCTCTTAAAGATCAATCAATTCTGATTAAAGGTTCAAGAGGAATGCGTTTAGAAAGACTGTTAGATGTTATTATTTAATAATACTCTTGTGATATTCTAATAGATTATCAATTGGTCTTTGTATTACACCTGTTACTTTTAAATTGTTCTTTTTAGCAACCTTTTCAAGAATATCTCTAAAGTAATGTGCTATTGAACCAATAAAATAGATTGGTGTTTCTGATGTTTTGTTATATGGTAATATTCTATATTTAAAAAATTCTTGAAATCCTTTTTTAATTATTTTTTTAATATATTTTTCATCTTTAAAATCAAACATAAATTTTGCAAAAGATGCTAAATACATGTTAGGATTAGATTCTCTATATAGGTTTCTTTTAATATAGTCTGCATCTAAATTAAATTCTTCGTTAAATTTCTCGGCAATTTCACTTGGCATTTTACCGTAATAATAATCAACTATTAGTTTTTTACCAAAATAATTACCACTTGCCTCATCCATTAAAATATATCCCAAAGAAGGCACTAACATTTCCATATTAGTTCCATCATAATAACAACTATTAGATCCTGTACCTAATATGCAAACTAAAGCAGGTTCGTTTTTAGATGCTGCATAAACTGCTGCTAACATATCTTCGGATATAAAGATTTTAGCATTAATAAAAATTGATTCTAATATATCTTTTAATATTTTAATTGGCTTTGGTGTACCACAACCAGCACCATAGAAATGAATTTCTTTTACTTCATCTTTAACATTAATAAGTTGAAACATATTAATGATTCTATTGTGTAATTCTTCTTCAGGAACAACAGCAGGGTTTAGCCCTAAAGTCCTTGTTCTAAAAGCTTCTTCCTTATCTTCACCTATAGCAATCCAATCTGCTTTTGTTGAGCCTCCATCTGCAATTAAAATCATAATTATTTATATTTTATACTCAAAGATATTATAAGTAAAATTCATATACAATAGTAAACCAAT
The window above is part of the Polaribacter sp. SA4-12 genome. Proteins encoded here:
- the porU gene encoding type IX secretion system sortase PorU, translating into MNRPILILFFSFFVQLIPAQVTSSVLASGDWFKFSVDTTGVFKIDKNLLQQIGVSTNDLNPKKIHIYGSGGSLLPVLNSDFRYDDLQENAIYIEGENDGSFDNSDFILFYAKGPHDWIVNTTTNTAKHRQNIYSDEAYYFITVSNIDGKRIQQKTPLTTNATTQISTFNDYTFYEKEEISLFAAGTQWFFNDDFNIENTQSFKIPFPNALADENISIKVRGVSTSVASSSMAVKINGTDIYNLSFSSVNPSSLTKANTSERTANIKNSSNVIDVSIVYDNGGNPSANAYLDYIEVVGKKQLIADGNQFSFRSFEQANAANTIEYQIENNTNIFQVWDVSNSIDPKNITNEDTSSNFIFKDNSGVLKEYVVLNQNDYYTPNSLQNGRILNQDLHAIKDINYIVITNSELSSEAQRLADYHQTNSNLTTKVVVLDAIYNEFSSGSKDITGIRDFLKHVYTTNSSEEKKLQYVCFFGDTSYDYKDRIAGNNNIVPVKLSENSFNLASSWVTDDFFVMLEDNEGTMNSSHTIDVASSRIPVSTVSQAKDVVDKILTYYTKTSIGDWRNTITLLADDIDASGEEVIEQGVETIADEIRVNKPIFNVNKIYADSYVQENSSGGERYPEVKSAITNAIEKGTLVFDYFGHGGEDGFASEKILEKPQIQSFNNPNTLPLLITVTCDFSRFDNPSRITAGELTLWNASGGAASMITTTREVFISVGQRFNQELIRILLEFNNEDLTIAESLMKTKNEFTNTQKFFIYHFGDPAMKLAVPQPNIRITKMNGKDISQPLDTLKALSKVSFEGVVVDDSNIVLSDFNGSLSTTAFDKPIDKTTLDNDGFGVKMTFDTQDSKLFRGKSTVENGSFKFDFIVPKDIKIAYGKGKLSFYAENGEIDKAGYNFDIVVGGINENAPDDTVGPEIRLYMNDESFIEGGNTNVSPNLIAVLSDPSGINTSLTAVDHDIVGVLDGDNTNPIILNDFYQTELNDFTTGKVNYKLRDLAVGPHTLKIKAWDTYNNSSEATLNFVVVSDAILNLENVLNYPNPFVNYTEFWFNHNKPNETLEVQVQVFTVSGKLVKTINQNVVTTGNLARSITWNGLDDFGNKIGKGVYIYKLKVKSTSSNLVAEKYEKLVILQ
- the gldJ gene encoding gliding motility lipoprotein GldJ; translated protein: MRNIFKISLVVLSILALASCSKTTSGNSTLTGLPFNNSKFGNYIRGGSFAGQEVPLGMVAIEGGSFTMGQVQDDVMFDWNTTPKKMHIRSFFMDETEVTNSEYFLYVQYIKDVFPPSEENYKHIYNSVLPDTLVWRKSLGNTDILSENYLRHPAYADYPVVGVSWLQANQYCKWRTDAVNLKKLIDKGYIKNIFANDTLRNFFDTEVFLADSDRLFEGDTTVYKRGIRSRGSVKSQKGSFQGRKITQADGVLSQKFRLPTEAEWEFAAKANIENREYNNIRGRKKYAWNGKYTREKDKRFRGDQLGNFKQGKGEYSGLSGWSSDGSDIPIRVKSYPPNGFGLYDMSGNVSEWVADVYRPIIDNEANDFNYFRGNVFTRKMIDKDGKVVIADGSAGAEVEYDTLPNGKIIPKQLPGSIKYIPITKDDVTLRRNFTVSDNTDIGDGDLNSSRFYEDDKEEFGSRPSMYNSPRRPTRVIDPDTGREVVENDAKKRTTLISNSTRVYKGGAWSDREYWLDPAQRRYLPEYMATNYIGFRCVTDKVGPMTYKKRTARNPAR
- a CDS encoding UDP-N-acetylmuramoyl-tripeptide--D-alanyl-D-alanine ligase; amino-acid sequence: MKIKDIYNLYSKHYLVDTDTRNIRNNTLFFALKGDNFNGNKFAEKAIKLGAIFAIIDEEEYNTHTHTILVDNVLETLQSLAKYHRNTLKTPIIGLTGSNGKTTTKELINAVLSKKYKTTATIGNLNNHIGVPLTLLSMTPKTEIGIVEMGANHKQEIAFLCSLCEPDFGYITNFGKAHLEGFGGIEGVIQGKSELYTFLEKNNKTAFINPNDPIQIDKTERIKTIPFDDSLKFLEVNPFVKLSFNSNDIQSNLIGKYNYTNIAIACTIGSFFDVNDTEIKNAIESYTPDNNRSQIIIKSSNKIILDAYNANPSSMKAALDNFNAIDEKHKTIILGDMFELGETSLEEHQAIVDLVENLEFDNSYFVGENFYQTKTKNNRFKTFEDLLEHIKNNPLKDQSILIKGSRGMRLERLLDVII
- a CDS encoding N-acetylglucosamine kinase, with amino-acid sequence MILIADGGSTKADWIAIGEDKEEAFRTRTLGLNPAVVPEEELHNRIINMFQLINVKDEVKEIHFYGAGCGTPKPIKILKDILESIFINAKIFISEDMLAAVYAASKNEPALVCILGTGSNSCYYDGTNMEMLVPSLGYILMDEASGNYFGKKLIVDYYYGKMPSEIAEKFNEEFNLDADYIKRNLYRESNPNMYLASFAKFMFDFKDEKYIKKIIKKGFQEFFKYRILPYNKTSETPIYFIGSIAHYFRDILEKVAKKNNLKVTGVIQRPIDNLLEYHKSIIK